From a single Serratia surfactantfaciens genomic region:
- the pilM gene encoding type IV pilus biogenesis protein PilM, which produces MFPQAWQVGLDIQIDCVRAMAVQRRRNGWQLRHWWQQALPQAVLRDGCLAPSEFLTRALRQWRVQLPRHISLRIALPAQRVLQQRMAQPDARLREPERSDYICGHGLKQFPLDGQTLALDYRAAPADEAALLLTAARRQELQQWLHCLRQAGLHPQAVDITPCALRMMATAAGVPIAAGLMHRLEREWLWVAPADGAFAFGLAPGDDGAQALRALQSQSPPGDDRPIYAGGVLAGSLPAGCLSWSPLSAFTQLRPPLPTHPPAFALAGGLALREEDR; this is translated from the coding sequence ATGTTCCCTCAAGCATGGCAGGTGGGGCTGGATATACAAATCGACTGCGTGCGGGCGATGGCGGTTCAGCGTCGCCGCAATGGCTGGCAGTTGCGTCACTGGTGGCAACAGGCGCTGCCGCAGGCGGTTTTACGCGACGGCTGCCTGGCACCTTCAGAATTCCTTACCCGTGCGCTGCGGCAATGGCGCGTTCAACTGCCGCGACATATTTCCTTACGCATTGCCCTGCCGGCGCAGCGAGTGTTGCAGCAGCGCATGGCGCAGCCGGACGCGCGACTGCGCGAGCCGGAGCGCAGCGACTATATCTGCGGCCACGGTTTAAAACAGTTTCCGCTCGATGGCCAGACGCTGGCGCTCGATTATCGCGCCGCGCCGGCGGATGAGGCGGCGTTGTTGTTGACCGCCGCGCGGCGACAGGAGCTGCAGCAGTGGCTGCATTGTCTGCGCCAGGCTGGTCTGCATCCGCAAGCGGTCGATATCACGCCCTGCGCGCTGCGAATGATGGCGACGGCGGCGGGCGTGCCGATCGCTGCGGGGCTGATGCACCGTCTCGAACGAGAATGGCTGTGGGTGGCGCCGGCCGACGGCGCGTTCGCCTTTGGCCTGGCGCCGGGCGACGATGGCGCGCAGGCGTTGCGGGCGCTGCAATCCCAGTCGCCGCCAGGCGACGATCGGCCGATCTATGCCGGCGGCGTGCTGGCGGGATCTCTGCCCGCCGGCTGTCTTTCCTGGTCACCGCTTAGCGCCTTCACGCAGCTGCGTCCGCCGTTGCCTACGCATCCCCCGGCGTTCGCGTTGGCCGGCGGTCTGGCGCTGCGCGAGGAGGACCGCTGA